The Populus trichocarpa isolate Nisqually-1 chromosome 2, P.trichocarpa_v4.1, whole genome shotgun sequence genome has a window encoding:
- the LOC7480706 gene encoding auxin response factor 6 isoform X2, with amino-acid sequence MRLSSSSSSTTGFNQVTQEGDNKCLNSELWHACAGPLVSLPHVGSRAVYFPQGHSEQVAASTNKEVDAHIPNYPSLPAQLICQLHNVTMHADVETDEVYAQMTLQPLSPEDKKDAYLLPAELGTASKQPSNYFCKTLTASDTSTHGGFSVPRRAAEKVFPPLDFSQTPPAQELIARDLHDNEWKFRHIFRGQPKRHLLTTGWSVFVSAKRLVAGDSVLFIWNEKNQLLLGIRRANRPQTVMPSSVLSSDSMHIGLLAAAAHAAATNSRFTIFYNPRTSPSEFVIPLVKYIKAVYHTRVSVGMRFRMLFETEESSVRRYMGTITGISDLDPARWPNSHWRSVKVGWDESTAGERQPRVSLWEIEPLTTFPMYPSAFPMRLKRPWPSGLPSFHGLKDDDLSINSPMMWLQGGVGDLGVHSLNFQNFGAAPWIQPRFEASMPALQPDVYQTMAAAALQEMRTVESSKLASQSLLQFQQSQNLSTGPAALVQRQMLQQSNLQNAFLQNFQENQASTQTQLLQQQLQQHIQYTDQQQQQQQRHQPQHQHQHQHQQVQQPKQLNELSAQQQIPNVISALPHLTSVAPSHSPSLQAIPSQCQQQAFSEPLGNLIAASGVSSVPSIMGSLPQDRGHLLNSNGSNPVSSSALLSKQAAFGPQLSSGAAPGVLPQVEQSGTTQSAVSDLATLLAPFSGREYSTYQGANDPQNNLLFGVNIDSSTFMLQHGIPNLRNIGTENDPLSMPFTASTFTSATGSDIPLTSDMTASSCVDESGFLQSSENVDQVNPSTRTFVKVHKSGSYGRSLDISKFSSYDELRSELARLFCLEGQLEDRQRSGWQLVFVDRENDVLLLGDDPWQEFVNNVWYIKILSPLEVQQMGKEGLTSAASVPSQKLSNSTSDGYMNRQEFRNSSNPDGYLNRQDFRNSSNGIASMGSLDYQGRCS; translated from the exons ATGAGactttcttcttcctcatcttcTACAACTGGGTTTAATCAGGTGACTCAAGAAG GGGATAACAAATGTTTGAATTCTGAGCTATGGCATGCATGCGCGGGGCCTCTTGTGTCTCTGCCTCATGTTGGAAGCCGAGCTGTGTACTTTCCACAGGGTCACAGTGAACAG GTTGCTGCTTCCACCAACAAGGAAGTTGATGCTCACATCCCTAATTACCCAAGCTTACCTGCACAACTAATCTGCCAGCTTCACAATGTGACCATGCAT GCTGATGTTGAGACAGACGAAGTTTATGCTCAAATGACCTTGCAGCCCTTAAGTCcg GAAGATAAAAAAGATGCTTACCTATTGCCAGCAGAGCTAGGTACTGCCAGCAAACAACCGTCTAACTATTTCTGTAAGACATTGACTGCAAGTGATACTAGCACTCATGGAGGATTTTCTGTTCCTCGAAGAGCAGCTGAAAAAGTCTTTCCTCCTCTT GATTTCTCCCAGACACCTCCAGCTCAGGAACTAATAGCGAGAGATCTTCATGATAATGAGTGGAAATTCAGACATATATTTCGGG GACAACCCAAGAGGCATCTTCTTACAACAGGATGGAGTGTGTTTGTTAGTGCAAAGAGGCTTGTTGCTGGTGATTCTGTCCTTTTCATTTG GAATGAGAAGAATCAATTACTCTTGGGCATTCGGCGAGCTAATCGTCCACAAACTGTTATGCCTTCATCAGTTTTATCAAGTGATAGCATGCACATAGGTCTTCTTGCTGCTGCAGCGCATGCTGCAGCCACTAATAGCCgttttacaatattttataaTCCCAG GACTAGTCCTTCGGAATTTGTCATTCCCCTGGTCAAGTATATTAAAGCAGTATACCATACAAGGGTTTCGGTGGGCATGAGATTTAGGATGCTATTTGAAACAGAAGAGTCAAGTGTCCGCCG GTACATGGGTACTATAACTGGTATTAGTGATTTAGATCCTGCTCGGTGGCCAAATTCACATTGGCGCTCTGTCAAG GTTGGCTGGGATGAATCCACTGCAGGGGAGAGGCAGCCAAGAGTGTCTTTGTGGGAGATTGAGCCGTTAACTACATTCCCAATGTATCCATCTGCCTTCCCTATGAGACTGAAAAGGCCATGGCCATCTGGGCTACCGTCTTTCCATG GTCtgaaagatgatgatttgaGCATTAATTCACCAATGATGTGGCTTCAAGGAGGGGTTGGAGATCTGGGAGTTCATTCTCTGAACTTCCAGAACTTTGGTGCAGCTCCCTGGATCCAGCCAAGGTTTGAAGCTTCTATGCCAGCTCTACAACCTGATGTGTACCAAACAATGGCAGCTGCTGCACTTCAAGAAATGCGAACAGTGGAATCTTCCAAACTAGCATCTCAATCTCTTTTGCAGTTCCAGCAATCTCAAAATTTATCTACTGGGCCTGCTGCTTTGGTTCAGAGGCAGATGTTGCAGCAGTCAAATCTTCAGAACGCTTTTCTTCAGAACTTTCAAGAAAACCAGGCTTCAACACAGACCCAGCTACTGCAACAACAGCTGCAGCAGCACATTCAGTATACtgatcagcagcagcagcagcagcaacggCATCAACCCCAGCATCAGCATCAGCATCAGCATCAGCAAGTTCAACAGCCTAAACAACTGAATGAATTGTCTGCTCAGCAGCAGATCCCAAATGTAATTTCAGCTCTGCCTCATCTTACATCAGTTGCACCATCCCACTCTCCATCTTTGCAGGCGATTCCTTCCCAGTGCCAGCAGCAGGCCTTTTCAGAACCACTTGGGAACCTGATTGCTGCATCCGGAGTTTCTTCAGTCCCCAGTATCATGGGTTCATTACCCCAGGATAGGGGTCACTTGCTTAACTCAAATGGATCCAATCCTGTCAGCTCTTCTGCCTTGTTATCAAAGCAAGCAGCATTTGGTCCTCAACTTTCTTCTGGAGCTGCTCCTGGTGTGCTACCCCAGGTGGAACAGTCGGGAACTACACAATCAGCTGTGTCCGATCTTGCTACCTTGCTAGCTCCATTCTCTGGAAGAGAGTACTCTACCTATCAAGGTGCTAATGATCCGCAAAACAATCTGCTGTTTGGAGTTAACATTGACTCTTCTACATTCATGCTTCAGCATGGTATACCAAACCTGAGAAACATTGGCACTGAAAATGATCCGTTGTCTATGCCATTTACTGCTTCAACTTTTACAAGTGCTACTGGAAGTGATATTCCACTTACTTCAGACATGACAGCTTCAAGTTGCGTAGATGAATCAGGTTTCTTACAATCCTCTGAAAATGTGGATCAAGTAAACCCTTCAACAAGAACCTTTGTGAag GTTCACAAATCAGGGTCCTATGGGCGATCACTAGATATTTCCAAGTTCAGCAGCTATGATGAGCTGCGCAGTGAGCTTGCTCGTTTGTTTTGCCTAGAAGGCCAATTAGAGGACCGACAGAGATCAGGCTGGCAGCTTGTATTTGTTGACCGGGAGAATGATGTGCTTCTCCTTGGTGATGATCCTTGGCA GGAATTTGTGAACAATGTCTGGTATATCAAGATCCTATCTCCCCTTGAAGTGCAACAAATGGGTAAAGAAGGTCTCACTTCTGCAGCTTCTGTGCCAAGCCAAAAGCTTTCTAATAGCACCAGCGACGGCTACATGAATAGACAGGAGTTTAGAAACTCAAGCAATCCCGATGGCTACTTGAATAGACAGGATTTTAGAAACTCGAGCAATGGGATTGCATCCATGGGGTCTCTTGACTACCAAGGCAGATGCTCGTAA
- the LOC7480706 gene encoding auxin response factor 6 isoform X1, with protein MRLSSSSSSTTGFNQVTQEGDNKCLNSELWHACAGPLVSLPHVGSRAVYFPQGHSEQVAASTNKEVDAHIPNYPSLPAQLICQLHNVTMHADVETDEVYAQMTLQPLSPEDKKDAYLLPAELGTASKQPSNYFCKTLTASDTSTHGGFSVPRRAAEKVFPPLDFSQTPPAQELIARDLHDNEWKFRHIFRGQPKRHLLTTGWSVFVSAKRLVAGDSVLFIWNEKNQLLLGIRRANRPQTVMPSSVLSSDSMHIGLLAAAAHAAATNSRFTIFYNPRTSPSEFVIPLVKYIKAVYHTRVSVGMRFRMLFETEESSVRRYMGTITGISDLDPARWPNSHWRSVKVGWDESTAGERQPRVSLWEIEPLTTFPMYPSAFPMRLKRPWPSGLPSFHAGLKDDDLSINSPMMWLQGGVGDLGVHSLNFQNFGAAPWIQPRFEASMPALQPDVYQTMAAAALQEMRTVESSKLASQSLLQFQQSQNLSTGPAALVQRQMLQQSNLQNAFLQNFQENQASTQTQLLQQQLQQHIQYTDQQQQQQQRHQPQHQHQHQHQQVQQPKQLNELSAQQQIPNVISALPHLTSVAPSHSPSLQAIPSQCQQQAFSEPLGNLIAASGVSSVPSIMGSLPQDRGHLLNSNGSNPVSSSALLSKQAAFGPQLSSGAAPGVLPQVEQSGTTQSAVSDLATLLAPFSGREYSTYQGANDPQNNLLFGVNIDSSTFMLQHGIPNLRNIGTENDPLSMPFTASTFTSATGSDIPLTSDMTASSCVDESGFLQSSENVDQVNPSTRTFVKVHKSGSYGRSLDISKFSSYDELRSELARLFCLEGQLEDRQRSGWQLVFVDRENDVLLLGDDPWQEFVNNVWYIKILSPLEVQQMGKEGLTSAASVPSQKLSNSTSDGYMNRQEFRNSSNPDGYLNRQDFRNSSNGIASMGSLDYQGRCS; from the exons ATGAGactttcttcttcctcatcttcTACAACTGGGTTTAATCAGGTGACTCAAGAAG GGGATAACAAATGTTTGAATTCTGAGCTATGGCATGCATGCGCGGGGCCTCTTGTGTCTCTGCCTCATGTTGGAAGCCGAGCTGTGTACTTTCCACAGGGTCACAGTGAACAG GTTGCTGCTTCCACCAACAAGGAAGTTGATGCTCACATCCCTAATTACCCAAGCTTACCTGCACAACTAATCTGCCAGCTTCACAATGTGACCATGCAT GCTGATGTTGAGACAGACGAAGTTTATGCTCAAATGACCTTGCAGCCCTTAAGTCcg GAAGATAAAAAAGATGCTTACCTATTGCCAGCAGAGCTAGGTACTGCCAGCAAACAACCGTCTAACTATTTCTGTAAGACATTGACTGCAAGTGATACTAGCACTCATGGAGGATTTTCTGTTCCTCGAAGAGCAGCTGAAAAAGTCTTTCCTCCTCTT GATTTCTCCCAGACACCTCCAGCTCAGGAACTAATAGCGAGAGATCTTCATGATAATGAGTGGAAATTCAGACATATATTTCGGG GACAACCCAAGAGGCATCTTCTTACAACAGGATGGAGTGTGTTTGTTAGTGCAAAGAGGCTTGTTGCTGGTGATTCTGTCCTTTTCATTTG GAATGAGAAGAATCAATTACTCTTGGGCATTCGGCGAGCTAATCGTCCACAAACTGTTATGCCTTCATCAGTTTTATCAAGTGATAGCATGCACATAGGTCTTCTTGCTGCTGCAGCGCATGCTGCAGCCACTAATAGCCgttttacaatattttataaTCCCAG GACTAGTCCTTCGGAATTTGTCATTCCCCTGGTCAAGTATATTAAAGCAGTATACCATACAAGGGTTTCGGTGGGCATGAGATTTAGGATGCTATTTGAAACAGAAGAGTCAAGTGTCCGCCG GTACATGGGTACTATAACTGGTATTAGTGATTTAGATCCTGCTCGGTGGCCAAATTCACATTGGCGCTCTGTCAAG GTTGGCTGGGATGAATCCACTGCAGGGGAGAGGCAGCCAAGAGTGTCTTTGTGGGAGATTGAGCCGTTAACTACATTCCCAATGTATCCATCTGCCTTCCCTATGAGACTGAAAAGGCCATGGCCATCTGGGCTACCGTCTTTCCATG CAGGTCtgaaagatgatgatttgaGCATTAATTCACCAATGATGTGGCTTCAAGGAGGGGTTGGAGATCTGGGAGTTCATTCTCTGAACTTCCAGAACTTTGGTGCAGCTCCCTGGATCCAGCCAAGGTTTGAAGCTTCTATGCCAGCTCTACAACCTGATGTGTACCAAACAATGGCAGCTGCTGCACTTCAAGAAATGCGAACAGTGGAATCTTCCAAACTAGCATCTCAATCTCTTTTGCAGTTCCAGCAATCTCAAAATTTATCTACTGGGCCTGCTGCTTTGGTTCAGAGGCAGATGTTGCAGCAGTCAAATCTTCAGAACGCTTTTCTTCAGAACTTTCAAGAAAACCAGGCTTCAACACAGACCCAGCTACTGCAACAACAGCTGCAGCAGCACATTCAGTATACtgatcagcagcagcagcagcagcaacggCATCAACCCCAGCATCAGCATCAGCATCAGCATCAGCAAGTTCAACAGCCTAAACAACTGAATGAATTGTCTGCTCAGCAGCAGATCCCAAATGTAATTTCAGCTCTGCCTCATCTTACATCAGTTGCACCATCCCACTCTCCATCTTTGCAGGCGATTCCTTCCCAGTGCCAGCAGCAGGCCTTTTCAGAACCACTTGGGAACCTGATTGCTGCATCCGGAGTTTCTTCAGTCCCCAGTATCATGGGTTCATTACCCCAGGATAGGGGTCACTTGCTTAACTCAAATGGATCCAATCCTGTCAGCTCTTCTGCCTTGTTATCAAAGCAAGCAGCATTTGGTCCTCAACTTTCTTCTGGAGCTGCTCCTGGTGTGCTACCCCAGGTGGAACAGTCGGGAACTACACAATCAGCTGTGTCCGATCTTGCTACCTTGCTAGCTCCATTCTCTGGAAGAGAGTACTCTACCTATCAAGGTGCTAATGATCCGCAAAACAATCTGCTGTTTGGAGTTAACATTGACTCTTCTACATTCATGCTTCAGCATGGTATACCAAACCTGAGAAACATTGGCACTGAAAATGATCCGTTGTCTATGCCATTTACTGCTTCAACTTTTACAAGTGCTACTGGAAGTGATATTCCACTTACTTCAGACATGACAGCTTCAAGTTGCGTAGATGAATCAGGTTTCTTACAATCCTCTGAAAATGTGGATCAAGTAAACCCTTCAACAAGAACCTTTGTGAag GTTCACAAATCAGGGTCCTATGGGCGATCACTAGATATTTCCAAGTTCAGCAGCTATGATGAGCTGCGCAGTGAGCTTGCTCGTTTGTTTTGCCTAGAAGGCCAATTAGAGGACCGACAGAGATCAGGCTGGCAGCTTGTATTTGTTGACCGGGAGAATGATGTGCTTCTCCTTGGTGATGATCCTTGGCA GGAATTTGTGAACAATGTCTGGTATATCAAGATCCTATCTCCCCTTGAAGTGCAACAAATGGGTAAAGAAGGTCTCACTTCTGCAGCTTCTGTGCCAAGCCAAAAGCTTTCTAATAGCACCAGCGACGGCTACATGAATAGACAGGAGTTTAGAAACTCAAGCAATCCCGATGGCTACTTGAATAGACAGGATTTTAGAAACTCGAGCAATGGGATTGCATCCATGGGGTCTCTTGACTACCAAGGCAGATGCTCGTAA